TCCAGGTCTACAGCGCGGGGCAGTTCGACGGCACGGTCCTCGGCAAGAGCGGTACGCCGTACCGCGCGGGCGCCGGGATCGCCCTGGAGACCCAGCACTTCCCCGACTCCCCGAACCGCCCCGACGACCCGTCGACGGTGCTGCTCCCCGGTGAGGAGTACCGGTCGAGGACGGTCCTGCGGTTCCGTACCAGCGCCTGAACCCTTGCCCCGTACACACGACATGGCTGTGCCCGCCGGTGGGGAGGTACCGGCGGGGCCAGCCATGTCCAGGGCGGCTGTCAGGCGCCCGCCCTGCGCTTGTTCCAGACGTCGAAGCCGACCGCCGCGAGCAGCACCAGGCCCTTGATGACCTGCTGCCAGTCGGTGCCCACCCCGACGAGGTTCATGCCGTTGTTGAGCACGCCGAGGACCAGGCCGCCGATGATCGCGCCCAGGACGGTCCCGACGCCACCGCTCATCGACGCCCCGCCGATGAACGCGGCGGCGATGGCCTCCAGTTCGAAGTTCACGCCCGCCTTCGGCGAGGCCGCGTTGAAGCGCGCCGCGAAGACGAGCCCGGCGAGCGCCGCGAGCATTCCCATGTTGAGGAACACCGCGAAGGTGACCTTCTTGTCCTTGACCCCGGACAGCTTCGCGGCGGGCAGGTTCCCCCCGATCGCGTACACGTGGCGGCCGATGACCGCGTTGCGCATCACGTAGCCGAAGCCGACCAGCAGCGCGGCCAGGATCAGGAGGACCACGGGGGCGCCCTTGTAGCTGGCGAGCAGCAGGGTCGTGACCAGGACGGCGGCGACCAGCGCCGTCACCTTCAGCGCGAACAGGCCGGTGGGGAGCGTCTCCAGGGCGAACTCGCGCTGACGGCGGCGGTCCCGCACCTCCTGGAAGACCACGTAGGCGATCAGTCCCAGGCCGAGGAGCAGGGTCAGGTTGTGGTAGTTGGTCTGCGGTCCCATCTCCGGCAGGAAGCCGTTGGCGACCTTCTGTAGCCCGTTCGGGAACGGGCCGAGCGTCTGCCCCTTGAGGAAGATCTCCGTGAGCCCGCGGAACAGCAGCATGCCGGCGAGGGTCACGATGAACGACGGTATGCCGACGTACGCGACGAAGAAGCCCTGCAGCGCGCCGGCGACGGCTCCGAGGAGCAGGGCGAGGAGCACCGCGACGGGCCAGGAGACGTGGTGCTCGACCATGAGCACCGCCCCGATGCCACCCACCAGGGCCGCCAGCGAGCCCACCGACAGGTCGATGTGCCCGGAGATGATGACGATCATCATGCCGATGGCCAGGATGAGGATGTAGCTGTTCTGCAGCACCAGGTTGGAGACGTTGCGCGGCAGCAGGAGGTCGCCGCCCGTCCAGACCTGGAACAGGAGCACGATCAGGCCGAGCGCGAAGAGCATCCCGTACTGGCGCATGTTCCGCCGGACGCCGTCCAGGAGCACCCGGGCCACCGATGCCCCGGCGGACGGGGACCCGCTGCCCGGGGGCGCCGGGACGGTCGTTTTCGTGCTGACGTCGGTGCTCATGCCTGGTGTCCTTCAGTGGAGGCGGCGCCTGCGGTGACCGCCGTCGGTGCGGGGGAGTCCTGCGTCATGTGCCGCATCAGCACTTCCTGGGTGGCGTCCTCGCGGGTGACTTCGCCGGTCAGCCGTCCGGCGGCCATGGTGTAGATGCGGTCGCACATGCCGAGCAGTTCGGGCAGCTCGGAGGAGATGAAGAGGATCGCCTTGCCCTCGGCGGCGAGCCGGTCGATCACGGTGTAGATCTCGAACTTGGCTCCCACGTCGACTCCGCGGGTGGGCTCGTCGAGGATGAGGACGTCCGGTCCGGCGAGGATCCACTTGCTGAGGACGACCTTCTGCTGGTTGCCGCCGGAAAGGCGGCCGACCGGTTCGAGGACGTTCGGCGCCTTGATGTTCATGGTCCGCCGGTACCGTTCGGCCACCTTGCGTTCCTCGTGCCCGTCGACGATCCCGCGGCGGGCGAGGGCGCCGAGGGACGCGAGCGAGATGTTCCGGCTCACGGAGTCCCCGAGGTCGAGACCGTAGTGCTTGCGGTCCTCGGTGACGTACGCGATGCCGTGGGCGACCGCCTCGGGAACCGTACGGGTCCGTACCTCACGGCCGTCCCTGAGCACCGTGCCCCGCTCGTAGTGGCCGTAGGAACGGCCGAAGACGCTCATGGCGAGTTCGGTCCGGCCGGCCCCCATGAGTCCCGCCACGCCGACGATCTCCCCGCGGCGGACCCGGAGCGAGACGCCGTCGACGACCTTGCGGCCGCGGTCCAGCGGGTGACGTACGGTCCAGTCCCGGACCTCCAGGACGGGTTCGGCGCCGACCGGGCCCTCGTACGGCGTGCGGTCGGGGAAACGGCTGTCGAGGTCCCGGCCCACCATGCCGCGGATGATGCGTTCCTCGGTGGTGGCGGGGTCCCTGACGTCGAGGGTCTCGATGGAGCGCCCGTCGCGCAGGATGGTGACGGAGTCGGCGATCCCGGCGATCTCGTTCAGCTTGTGCGAGATGATGATCGAGGTGATGCCCTGGCTCTTCAGCTCCCGCATCAGCCGCAGCAGCTTCGCGCTGTCCTCGTCGTTGAGCGCCGCGGTGGGCTCGTCGAGGATCAGCAGGCGGACGTCCTTCGCCAGCGCCTTCGCGATCTCCACGAGCTGCTGCTTGCCGACACCGATGTCGGCGACCCGGGTCTCGGGGTGCTCGTCGAGCCCGACCCGCCTGAGCAGTTCGGAAGCACGGCGCAGCGCCTCGTGCCAGTCGATGATCCCCCGCCGGGAGGGCTCGTTGCCGAGGAAGATGTTCTCGGCGATCGACAGGTAGGGAACGAGCGCGAGCTCCTGGTGGATGATGACGATGCCGCGCTGCTCACTGGCCCTGATGTCCTTGAACCGGCACGGCTCGCCGTCGAAGAGGATCTCGCCCTCGTAGGTCCCGTGCGGGTGGACGCCGGACAGGACCTTCATGAGCGTCGACTTGCCGGCACCGTTCTCCCCGCACAGGGCGTGCACCTCGCCGCGCTCCACGGACAGGGTCACCTCGGACAGCGCCCTGACTCCGGGGAAGGTCTTGACGATGGACCGCATCTGGAGGATGGGCGTCATCGCAGTTCCCCGGCGTCGATGTAGCCGGAGTCGACCAGGACCTTCTTGTAGTTGGACTTGTCGACGCTCACCGGGTCGAGCAGGAAGGCCGGGACGACCTTCTTGCCGTTGTCGTAGGTGGTGTCGTCGTTGATCTCGGGCTTCTTGCCGGCGAGGACGGCGGTCACCATGTCGGCGGCGACCTGCGCGAGTGCGCGGGTGTCCTTGTAGACGGTCTGCGTCTGCTGGCCCGCGATGATCGACTTCACGGAGGCGACCTCCGCGTCCTGGCCGGTGACGACCGGCAGCGGCTTGGCGGCGCTGCCGTAGTCGTCGGACTTCAGGGCGGAGAGGATGCCGATGGAGATGCCGTCGTAGGGGGACAGCACGGCGTCGACCCGGGCGGTGGAGTACGAGGAGGTCAGCAGGTCGTCCATGCGCTTCTGCGCCGTTCCGCCGTCCCAGCGCAGCGTGGTGACCTGGTTGAGCCGGGTCTGACCGGAGCGCACGACCAGCTGCTTCTTGTCGAGGTAGGGCTTCAGCACCTTCATGGCGCCGTCGAAGAAGTACTTGGTGTTGTTGTCGTCGTTCGA
The DNA window shown above is from Streptomyces vietnamensis and carries:
- the chvE gene encoding multiple monosaccharide ABC transporter substrate-binding protein; protein product: MKKFRSVSALLAVTTGCALLLTACGQNSEGGSQESKDKKDLTIGIAMPTKSSERWIADGRNMTASLKKAGFSTTLQYGEDNADQQVAQIENMITQGVDALVVAPINGEALSNVLQQAADAHIPVISYDRLILGAPHVDYYASFDNEKVGELQATYIVEKLGLKAGSKKGPFNIELFAGSNDDNNTKYFFDGAMKVLKPYLDKKQLVVRSGQTRLNQVTTLRWDGGTAQKRMDDLLTSSYSTARVDAVLSPYDGISIGILSALKSDDYGSAAKPLPVVTGQDAEVASVKSIIAGQQTQTVYKDTRALAQVAADMVTAVLAGKKPEINDDTTYDNGKKVVPAFLLDPVSVDKSNYKKVLVDSGYIDAGELR
- the mmsA gene encoding multiple monosaccharide ABC transporter ATP-binding protein; translated protein: MTPILQMRSIVKTFPGVRALSEVTLSVERGEVHALCGENGAGKSTLMKVLSGVHPHGTYEGEILFDGEPCRFKDIRASEQRGIVIIHQELALVPYLSIAENIFLGNEPSRRGIIDWHEALRRASELLRRVGLDEHPETRVADIGVGKQQLVEIAKALAKDVRLLILDEPTAALNDEDSAKLLRLMRELKSQGITSIIISHKLNEIAGIADSVTILRDGRSIETLDVRDPATTEERIIRGMVGRDLDSRFPDRTPYEGPVGAEPVLEVRDWTVRHPLDRGRKVVDGVSLRVRRGEIVGVAGLMGAGRTELAMSVFGRSYGHYERGTVLRDGREVRTRTVPEAVAHGIAYVTEDRKHYGLDLGDSVSRNISLASLGALARRGIVDGHEERKVAERYRRTMNIKAPNVLEPVGRLSGGNQQKVVLSKWILAGPDVLILDEPTRGVDVGAKFEIYTVIDRLAAEGKAILFISSELPELLGMCDRIYTMAAGRLTGEVTREDATQEVLMRHMTQDSPAPTAVTAGAASTEGHQA
- the mmsB gene encoding multiple monosaccharide ABC transporter permease — encoded protein: MSTDVSTKTTVPAPPGSGSPSAGASVARVLLDGVRRNMRQYGMLFALGLIVLLFQVWTGGDLLLPRNVSNLVLQNSYILILAIGMMIVIISGHIDLSVGSLAALVGGIGAVLMVEHHVSWPVAVLLALLLGAVAGALQGFFVAYVGIPSFIVTLAGMLLFRGLTEIFLKGQTLGPFPNGLQKVANGFLPEMGPQTNYHNLTLLLGLGLIAYVVFQEVRDRRRQREFALETLPTGLFALKVTALVAAVLVTTLLLASYKGAPVVLLILAALLVGFGYVMRNAVIGRHVYAIGGNLPAAKLSGVKDKKVTFAVFLNMGMLAALAGLVFAARFNAASPKAGVNFELEAIAAAFIGGASMSGGVGTVLGAIIGGLVLGVLNNGMNLVGVGTDWQQVIKGLVLLAAVGFDVWNKRRAGA